A genome region from Pseudomonas sp. S06B 330 includes the following:
- a CDS encoding metalloregulator ArsR/SmtB family transcription factor → MTESLTPTKVFKCLADENRIRMMLMIAREEELCVCELICALEESQPKVSRHLAQLRTCGLLEDRRQGQWVYYRLHPALPVWVREILTTTLDANREWLSTSAKRLDSMGERPLRVATCC, encoded by the coding sequence ATGACTGAATCGCTGACCCCAACCAAGGTCTTCAAATGCCTCGCCGACGAGAACCGCATTCGGATGATGCTGATGATCGCTCGCGAGGAAGAGCTGTGCGTCTGTGAACTCATTTGTGCCCTGGAAGAAAGCCAGCCCAAGGTTTCCCGCCACCTGGCGCAACTTCGCACTTGCGGTTTGCTGGAAGACCGCCGGCAAGGCCAGTGGGTCTACTACCGGTTGCATCCAGCGCTGCCCGTCTGGGTGCGCGAGATCCTGACAACAACGCTGGACGCCAATCGCGAATGGTTGAGCACCAGCGCCAAACGCCTGGACAGTATGGGTGAGCGCCCACTGCGCGTCGCCACCTGCTGCTGA